The Nicotiana tomentosiformis chromosome 2, ASM39032v3, whole genome shotgun sequence genome includes the window CTGATTTTCGGTCGAAGATTCATTTTTGTGGCTTTGACGTCTCCTATATGTCATCGGTAGTGCAGTGGTGCTGGTTTGATTTGAGATTTTTTGGTATTCAGCGGAGTTTTCTATGTTCTCCTCCGACCTAGGGTTTTACTGCAGTTAATCGGAGTTTCGACGGAGATATTGCTCACATATCCAGGCCTTTACTTCTTTAGGTCGCGAAGAAGGCTGGTATTCCTATTTCTTATCTGTGTAATTGTACCTGAACTGTTCATCATATTCTGTGGTTCTAGGTGTGGCGAATTATTATTAATTGTTTGTTAGGTTAAAACTTCTCCTTTGAATTGTTATGCAACTACATTTGCTACCATGACTGGTCCTATTGATTCTTCTCCTATTTCGTAGCCATTGTTGTAATGTGTACTCAATTTGTAAGACCTCTAGACCGGGTTATCGGGTTGATATAAATACATAAGGGCCCAATTGTATTAGGCAGGTCGTGCACTATTCAGTCATTTTTCTCGTGTTCTCTCTGTTACTATCTTATGAGAAAGATCTAGAAGCCCTAAGCGACCATTAACAAATTCCTCCAATTTACTCGATTCTTCTACTGTTGACAAATATGTTCATTATAATGCTAGTTTAAAGCCAATTGTAACTTACTCTTGGCACAAAAAACCGTAGAGTAGATGTTTTAACTATTTCAAGAAAGATTGCTTTAATTTAATACACGTGTTAATGAAATACAAGGTTAAACCACGGATGCTCAAAATGTTGttaatgaattttaaaaatatgataaACAAGCACATACACTTTTAGAATTGAACACCAAAAATATGTAGCCAGTTCTACATCGATCATCACAAAAAAAATAGTTGTAACATTCCAAGAGTAGTGTCTCACGTGCTTATCTATCATTAAATCCATCAACAATTTCAACATCTTAAGTTTCACATTTCAGCGGATTTTCATGGAATAGGCTAAAATATCTTACCTTCCAACTTATTGTGCCAAGAAAAGATTACACTGAGCTTAAAGCACAAATAATGTGGCAAAAATTAATGACGTGGCAACTAAGTAAATTTTTAGATAAGTTGGGTtgagataattttattttttggtgaGTTGCATTTGGACATAAAAAAATAATGAGTTAACTTGACCTTAATTCAAATAGACTCGTGAGCTAAAATATTGTAACTCAACCCATTAATTTTTGAACGGATTGAACGGATGGGATAGGTTTGGGCTCAAATTGACACCCGTTGGTATATCAGATGTGAAGAGAAAACCAAATTAAGCAAAGTATGAAGAAAGGAGAGAAACGACAGAAGTTCCATGAAGGCCTCCTTCGAATGCTCTATCCTCCTCCACCTTCACCTCCTCCCCAAGTAAATCCCCATTATTTTTCTACTATCTCCATCATTACCCTTTCTTTTTCATAGTGTTAAATGACTATTGTTATTATTACAATTGGTAGGAAGAAAACGATGAAAAACCACTTCACATTCTTGGTCAAGGCATCAACTTGGATCAAATTCCAGGTTTTCTTTTATAGGAGTATTCTGTGTTATATGAGTATAATTTTGATGTCTGTGCAGTTGTTGCTTACCAAATGCAATTTTAGTACTCTAATTGGGTTTTATATACAGATGAAGTGGAAGACGATAGGGGCTCTTCTTCCTCTGGCGACCAAGCGTCTGATCATGGGCCTGATGAGAAGCTCACAAGGGCCCAGAGAAAGAGGCTTCGACGAAAGAAGCTTAAGGAAGCTGCCTCGCGCCGCCAGAATATAATTGGGCCGTTGTTGCCTACCGCAGAGAATGATGGGAGGGGTGAAAATGTGAGTACAACGGAAGAGATCCAGAATATATTGGGCCGTTTTTTCCAACCGCAGAGAATGATGGGAAGGGTGAAAATGTGAGTACAACAGAAGAGGAACCACAAGATGTTCGACAAAATGCCAATGAGCCAGGTATGCTTTGAGGAGTAAAAAGTAGCAATAGCAGTAGTTTTCTTGTCTCTCTCCTTATTTTTCACTTTGGATTTGTCTTACATCTATTGAAAGTGGAAGTAAATTTTTACAGAGGCAGTATAAATTGGCCTGCTTAACAGGTTTTCTTATCTTATTCTATGAAATATTACCTTTAATTACCTTAACGTGACCTGACACTGCAATCTGCAAACAACTTTTTACATACTGAATGTATATGGAGTAACTTTTAGCGCTTGTCCATTATCCAGGTGAAGCAGACTCTTGCTCGAAACAAAACAGACTAAAACAAAGAAGAATTGCTAAACGGTTGGTTGGTGGCAGCTCAAAATCAACTAAGGAAGGCGACAAACCTTAAAAATCCCCGTCCTTTTGCCAAGAGCTAAAGCTTGACGGGTTTCTTGTGAAATGAAGGACCACTGGAACAGGCAGAAGTGTTGTTGTAACTGATAAGAAGAAATCAAATTTGCTACTACTACTGACAAAATTTCAAGAAGCAGGTTGGATTAGTATCTTTTCAAAATATCGAAAACAGTTTTTATTTTGAACTGTGTGGTTCATGTTCGTGTACTTGTTGCAGTCTGCTGGTGTTTTCTTACTAGTTAATTTAGTGCTTCAGTGTACTGTAGTACTGTAAATATTTATCAATTGATTCATTTTCTTTTAATGACATAACTTAATGACACGTTGGAGAAGCCTTGTTTTATGAAATACTCAAGTTTGGAGAAAACCTGTTTCTGAGAACATTCGAAGTTTTCCGGAGAAGGCATTTGTCTGGCTTGAACTAGTGGTGTAACTTCAACTTAATTAATGACAATGTTGATCCATTTCCATGGAGCTCTGGCTTCTGAAAATGAGAACTTCGGGCGTCTTACTAACAAAGAGAAAGGAAAATTAATCCACTGACCATGACAGATCATCATGGTTACGATATGCAATCTTAGTTTGGGCTATTGTGCAGTCTTATAGCCTCGCTAAGCTTTTTCAacactaatagcctgtttggccaaactttttttttttggaaaaaagtacttttttggccaaaaattgagatatttggttaaacttttagaaggaaaaaaaaaatattttttaggaggAGCAGTcgcagtttttgagaagcagaaaaaaatagcttctcttcaaaagcacttttctgagaatcacttttgaaaaaaatacacttagaagcagttttcaaaaaTTTGGTTAAACACTAGttactgctcaaaagtgtttttcaaattatttAGCCAAACATAAACTGCTTCTCACTAAAAacacttttttaaaaagtacttttgaaaaaaataattttagaagtttggccaaacaaaataatttttttttcaaaaagataatattttttttcaaaaaaaaaaaaaatttgtttcAAACTTGAGGTGTTGCCaaacttttggaagaaaaaaagtgtttttgagtagaagcagaagcaggTTTTGAGAATTAGAAAAACGTAGCCTTCCAAAAACACTTTTTTAaaagaggaattttcagaaaccgCTATTATTTAAtagctattaacttcctatatctacaatatacataattacttcctatatcTACTATTTAGTTGTTACGCGACTGTATTcctgctactgtattcatgaatacagtagcggaaTTCGCCTAAAAATAGGGGAGTCCAGCTGTGCGACtgtattcgttgtattcgcgctattgtattcatgaatacagtagcggaaTTCGCCTAAAAATAGGGGAGTCCAGTTGTTTAATATCAGAAAGAGGATCAATTAATGTGTATCACTCCTAAAATAACTCAACATAATCAATTCTACATAAATTTCGCAGCTACTGTAATGTATTCCATGTATTCGCGCGACTGTATTTATACAGTAAGGCAATCAAGAAATAGGGTGTAGACCATTCTATTCAATTCGATTGTATACATTATATTCAATTCACAGATATTCATTATTCACTATTATACATTATATTCACCTCGGAGAAGGTATGCAAGCAAGTCATCTGTGCTAATAAGTTCTTGCCTTTTTTTTATAGGTAAGACATGGGGCAATAAGCCCGCTTTCACAAATTCACCGTATTTAATTCgactgtattcaaacaacaacaaaacacaaaatacagTGATATTCGACTGTATTTAAAAATACACATCTTCAGAATACATAAATTCATGCAAAGAAataatgtatttatacaaaaatacaatgtatttgtattGATTACAATGTATTACAGAATACATCAAGCCATTTTTTCATGTTATGAAAaaaagtttaacttttatacGCGAACAACAAACTGAATATTAAAAAGTTTTACATAGAGAGAAGAAGGGAATCTGCATATTCTTAATAGGTCCAAAGAAAAGCTCCCATGGAAAACTTTCTCTTTTGGTTAACATTTCCGGTGATGGGCAGTCCATATTGAGTAAGCAAACAGTCCAGTTTCCATTCTGACATGCCTCATATTCCGCTCGTGCATATCTTGGGTAATGCAACGGCATACGAAAACCATAGCCACAACGCTCTGTGTTGTGCTGGCTATTCGTGCCCACCGCAATATACTTCTAATATTGAATCGGATCAACTAGGACAGAAATAAAGCATTAGGTCGTCGCCAACGGAAAGTTTAACAACAAATTGAATCCGAGATGTCAAATTGACGTGTTATGtttgagggagaagagagagGATTGTGAATCTTGctgatagagagaaggaagagagagaaAGAACATAATTGTCATattcatgcctcaatggtagggtataaaataaatacatattttgctataaaatagaaAAGATAGCTAAGTAATAacattttgaaattattttaatttataataaatggGGTGTAATAGTTTAATATatgaggtaaaaaaaaaaaattaaaaaaattcttttaaaaaaaatatacttagaagcactttattaaaagtttggtcaaacactaattgctgctgaAAAATGCTTCTCTAATTAATTAGCCACACAAATTGTTTCACCAAacttataaaaaaaatacttattttagaagtttgaccaaaCATGCTGGTATTAGTTTGGAATTGGTATTAGTTTGGAATTGGGCATATATGTGTGATGATATCCGTACACAACTTAAGGATATTGTGTTAACTAAGCCTGAATCCCACTTTCATGTCGCCTTGGCCCAATTTATTCTGACATCAAAATGTAGTGGTGGTTCGTTTTTAATAGGACCGTTTCCTGGTGTGGGTAGGCTAACGATCTATACATAAATGCAAGTGTACATGAGATTAGTAGGGTATGGTGGCAAATGGGACTTAGCCCCTTTCTTCCTATTTTTTttgttgataaaaaaaaaaattataacttaAAGTAGACTCGTTAGAGTGACAGATGAGAAGATAGAAGAGTGAGTGATGATTGGCAAAAAGTTAGTACCATTCGAGATTTGCTCAATTAATTTGGGTTCATGTAGAATAATAAATCTATAAATAAATGTAAAAAGTAACAAATATTACCATTTGATAGTTGCTCCAGTGGTTAAGAAATCAAGACTGAAGGGATAAGTGATAGACTATAGTTAAAAAAGAAGTCAGCACCAGGAATTCAGGATCTTAGCCAAGCGGAAGGTATGGCGTAAAGTACTGAGGCAGCACTTTCTTATTTTAAAGGAGAGGGTGCACTCATTTAAgattccttttgtttttatcttcaAAAATCAATGGTCTATTATCATTAGTCAATAAGATTACCATATTGCAATTCTTGTTGCTATTATCGCTAGCcgccacaagaaaaagaaaaggtgcATATTAGTAAAGTCATATATATGCACTATCGCACTTGTGGAAACTTCCTCAGTTTGATACTTTGTGGATTTGTTAATTCACAAAGTAAAGTTATAGTTTAAGCGACTAATAGACAGGGTAAAAACAAATTTTCATATAACGTTTTTTTTTACTTGGACAAGAAAGATGCTTGATACTCACGCCTCCGTACTCAATTTGCTCAATCCAAAACAAGTCATAAAATGAAAAAATCTGGAAACTCTAATATTCTTAGCTAGTCCCAATACAAATTCAGGAAAACTGAATGTTAACACATGGTAACAGCCTTATCAGTCCCCAAATCTCAACCCTAGATAGATTAAAAACGCCCACTTACCCTGTTTGCATTAAAATCTTCTTACTCAACCGGTTCATGCTCATTCTGTcaaaattaatattattttataaggaaagcaaatgCGCGAATTAATTACAGATCTTAGTTTCCTTGTAAGAATCAAGAAGCCCTACTTATAATATTACTAAATATTATTCCTTCTCATCGATTccacaatattttaattttcagtAATTTTCGTTACTCAACCCCTAAAGTCCAATCAGATTCATCCAGCTGACTAATTAATATACTATAGTAGTATTTCTTTTGCTTGGTCCATTTAATTTCCATAGACCATTTAAAGCACACATTGCATCCCGAGACGTTCTCACTCTAAATCTTATACTACTCCCATATTTGCAATTACCTTCCATTTACGTAAACCGGCCATGGCCCATACCGTGTTTCGGGCCAAACAACAATCATCGTCTTCACGAGACAAATCTCTCTTCCTAGCAGCCATAGTAGCTCTTTTACTTGTCTGTGCTATTTGGTCTTTTACTGATCCTTTTCCTAATTTCTCAAATTTCTTATCCAAACAAAACGTTACTTCACCGGAATATTGCCCGCCGGACCGGGAAGCCGTTGACCGGAGATATGACCCGCCGGAAAAGACATTCTACGATGACCCGGAACTCAGTTACACTATTAATAAACCTATCAAAAATTGGGACGAGAAGAGAATCCAGTGGCTGAAGTTTCATCCTTCATTTGCAGCCGGAAGAGCTAACCGTGTACTCCTCCTCACTGGATCACAACCCACTCCATGCAAGTACCCTAAAGGTGATCATTTACTCCTAAGGTTTTTTAAAAACAAAGTTGACTACTGTAGAATCCATAGCTACGATATTTTCTACGGTAACACGTTTTTGCACCCTAAAATGCGTTCTTATTGGGCCAAGATACCGCTTGTTCGGGCCGCCATGCTGGCCCATCCTGAATCCGAGTGGATTTTATGGGTTGACTCGGATGCTATCTTCACTGACATGGATTTCAAAATCCCACTGCACAAGTACAAGGACTATAACTTCATCGTTCATGGCTGGCCTGATttgatttttaaaaagaaaagctGGGTTGCGATAAATGCAGGGATTTTTCTTATACGAAATTGTCAGTGGTCCATGGACTTCTTAGACGTTTGGGCCAATATGGGCCCGAAAAGCCCAGAATACAAGCAGTGGGGCAAAATATTACGGTCAACTTTCAAGGATAAAATCTTCCCGGAGTCCGACGATCAATCGGCACTGAGCTATATTATAATGAAAGGAGAAGAAAAATGGAGGAGCAAAATTCATGCGATTACTGATTACTCTTTACACGGATACTGGTTAGGAATAGTAGATAGATTTGATAACATCACGGGAAATTACGTGAAGATAGACAGAGATGTACCGAAGTTGCGGAGGAGACACGCGGAGGCAGTAAGCGAGAGTTACGCGGCGGCGAGGGAGCCGTTGGTGGCGGAGGGCGGTGATTGGAAGGGTGGTTGGAGGCGGCCGTTTATAACTCACTTCACGGGATGTCAGCCATGTAGTGGGGACCATGCAGCGGAGTATGTGGGTGATAAATGTTGGGTGGGAATGGAAAGAGCGTTAAACTTTGCGGATAATCAGGTGCTACGTAATTTTGGATTCATGCACAATGATATCAAAAGCAATTCACCTGTCTCTCCGGTAAATTTTGATTTTCCAGCTGAAGAGGTAGAAGAATTCGTGTGAATTAACAACTCACATCTCAGTTTTTACTGTAGGATTCTTGCTACGTACGTTCATAAGTCTTGTGAATTTTGGATGCGGTTTAATTCCAGTCAATTGATCTAGATTTTACCGCTATTACTGCTGTATTTGATAGTTTATTATTGGAATAGCAACAAGTTTTTATAATCCCATACAAAAACAATGGTACAAGTTTTACCTCAAGCAACTCACTGTGGAGCTTTTTTACCATCCATTTTTGTTTCTGTATTTTCTTTATTAAATTTCTTAGTCCAGTTTCGTAAGCCAATACTTTTGGCAATCAAATAGTATTAAGAAATGTCTACTGATGTGGACAAGATACTTTTTTGGTCATTCATCTTTTGTTTTCCAGTTCCAAATGAAAGAATCGTTTGACGAAAAGAGCgcaaaataaaaagagagttgccTGAGGTAATTAACAAAGAACAATGAAGCTAAAGCAATTCAGTATGGAGGTCATTTTACCACGCACCCTTTTTAACTTCATGTAAAAAGAAGTATCTTAATCCAGTTTTGTAAGTAATAGTTTGGCAAGCAATAATTCAAAAGGCAAAGTCCCATATTTTAAGAAATTGTCGACAGGTGTGGACAGCACTTTTTGGGTCATCATTCAACCTATGATTTTCCAGTTCCAAACGAAAGATATGTTTGACAAAAGGGGCGAAAAATGTATATAAAGAGAGTATCCAGATTGACTGAGGATTGAGGGAGATTGGATAattatagaaaaagaaaagaattagaAGATGCAGGCAGCTCCCTCAATTAGTGGCGTGTTTTATCAATTTACATATTTTTTGTCAAAATTAGCACGCCAAAGTTGTGTGACAAAAGCCTAAACCAAACTTCCACCAATCTTCACAAGAATTACTTTTCTCTTATAGTATTTGTTTGCTTGTGTCTGCTGTTTAGCCCTAAatgcttcttttccttttctattCGTTCTTTACCTTTTTGAAATCTACTTCAGTCGTATTTAATTTCCCTGCTAATGCCTTTTATTCATGTCATCAGTCCA containing:
- the LOC104101653 gene encoding glycosyltransferase 6-like; its protein translation is MAHTVFRAKQQSSSSRDKSLFLAAIVALLLVCAIWSFTDPFPNFSNFLSKQNVTSPEYCPPDREAVDRRYDPPEKTFYDDPELSYTINKPIKNWDEKRIQWLKFHPSFAAGRANRVLLLTGSQPTPCKYPKGDHLLLRFFKNKVDYCRIHSYDIFYGNTFLHPKMRSYWAKIPLVRAAMLAHPESEWILWVDSDAIFTDMDFKIPLHKYKDYNFIVHGWPDLIFKKKSWVAINAGIFLIRNCQWSMDFLDVWANMGPKSPEYKQWGKILRSTFKDKIFPESDDQSALSYIIMKGEEKWRSKIHAITDYSLHGYWLGIVDRFDNITGNYVKIDRDVPKLRRRHAEAVSESYAAAREPLVAEGGDWKGGWRRPFITHFTGCQPCSGDHAAEYVGDKCWVGMERALNFADNQVLRNFGFMHNDIKSNSPVSPVNFDFPAEEVEEFV
- the LOC104101652 gene encoding uncharacterized protein is translated as MKKGEKRQKFHEGLLRMLYPPPPSPPPQEENDEKPLHILGQGINLDQIPDEVEDDRGSSSSGDQASDHGPDEKLTRAQRKRLRRKKLKEAASRRQNIIGPLLPTAENDGRGENVSTTEEIQNILGRFFQPQRMMGRVKM